A part of Streptomyces sp. NBC_01497 genomic DNA contains:
- a CDS encoding putative quinol monooxygenase, with protein sequence MSASADSTVGHAGHTVQTGRERGQAVPGPDPVCLVTRFTAVDDAAARGLLDELRAIEGSVVAEYGHLTYDVFADQDHPLDLYVIETWAGATDAQRHEDLVLGNGTVQRVMPLLTAPLRTLTLLPVATDSAGATYRPAPVRAQSGSNDKEAEQE encoded by the coding sequence GTGAGCGCGTCAGCAGACAGCACCGTCGGACACGCGGGTCACACCGTGCAGACGGGGCGGGAGCGGGGCCAGGCCGTGCCGGGCCCTGATCCGGTGTGTCTCGTCACCCGGTTCACCGCCGTCGACGATGCGGCCGCCAGGGGGCTGCTCGACGAGCTGCGAGCGATCGAGGGGTCGGTCGTGGCCGAGTACGGCCACCTCACCTACGACGTCTTCGCCGACCAGGACCATCCCCTGGACCTCTACGTGATCGAAACCTGGGCCGGCGCCACGGACGCTCAGCGGCACGAGGACCTCGTGCTCGGTAACGGCACCGTGCAGCGCGTCATGCCGCTCCTGACGGCGCCGCTTCGCACGCTGACCCTCCTGCCCGTCGCGACTGACAGTGCCGGTGCCACATACCGGCCGGCCCCCGTCAGGGCGCAGAGCGGATCCAACGACAAGGAAGCTGAACAAGAATGA
- a CDS encoding SDR family oxidoreductase — MGRHPCPSRPGHTIPPHRKQSRVSEHHTWTMPDRRGYTAIVTGGSSGVGFEVAKQLARAGSRVVLAVRNREKGRVCVEAIRAAVPGAAVAQEHLDVSSLASVREFTARLTEAGTQVDILVNNAGIMGVPRRQLSVDGFELQLATNFLGHFALTGGLLGILRASPRGARVVNIGSLAVNFPTTRLDLDDLQGERRYSGMRAYGQSKLAALLFAFELGRRSTLGSWGVTSTAAHPGSCTTNLQVTGNRFGKDTTKRPVNATTLVMRLPGLHQGADQGALPVLRAATDVDALSGDYFGPSRNFEAVGAPRPARVPRLARQQQLATDLWVRAAELTDTRWPGESCAPAPANGQ; from the coding sequence ATGGGGCGGCACCCGTGCCCGTCGCGCCCTGGACACACCATTCCACCGCACAGAAAGCAGAGCAGAGTGAGTGAGCACCACACATGGACGATGCCTGACCGCAGGGGATACACGGCGATCGTGACCGGAGGGAGCAGCGGCGTCGGATTTGAGGTCGCGAAGCAACTGGCCCGGGCGGGCAGCCGGGTGGTCCTTGCCGTCCGTAACCGGGAGAAGGGCCGGGTCTGCGTTGAGGCCATCCGCGCTGCGGTACCCGGCGCCGCCGTGGCGCAGGAACATCTGGACGTGTCCTCCCTTGCGTCGGTGCGCGAGTTCACGGCACGGCTCACCGAGGCCGGCACTCAGGTGGACATTCTGGTCAACAACGCCGGCATTATGGGCGTACCCCGACGGCAGTTGTCCGTCGACGGCTTCGAACTCCAGTTGGCGACCAACTTCCTGGGTCACTTCGCCCTGACGGGTGGGCTCCTCGGGATACTTCGCGCGTCGCCCCGGGGCGCCCGCGTCGTGAACATCGGAAGCCTGGCCGTGAACTTCCCCACGACCCGGCTTGATCTGGACGACCTGCAAGGGGAGCGCCGCTACTCGGGAATGCGGGCATACGGGCAGTCCAAGCTTGCCGCGTTGCTGTTCGCCTTCGAGCTGGGCCGCAGGAGCACCCTCGGGTCCTGGGGTGTCACAAGCACCGCCGCACATCCCGGTTCGTGCACCACGAACCTCCAGGTGACCGGCAATCGCTTCGGCAAGGACACGACGAAGCGGCCCGTCAACGCCACGACACTCGTGATGCGCCTTCCCGGCCTGCACCAGGGGGCCGACCAGGGCGCCCTGCCTGTGCTGCGGGCTGCCACCGATGTGGACGCCCTGTCCGGTGACTACTTCGGCCCGTCCCGCAACTTCGAGGCTGTCGGCGCGCCCCGGCCCGCCCGGGTCCCTCGCCTCGCGCGCCAACAGCAGCTCGCGACGGACCTGTGGGTTCGAGCGGCGGAGCTGACCGATACGCGCTGGCCCGGGGAGAGTTGTGCCCCGGCACCAGCGAATGGTCAGTGA
- a CDS encoding LysR family transcriptional regulator, translating into MPELTLTGLRVTLEVAQRGSFTAAAEALGYTQSAVSRQIIATEAAVGASLFERHARGVRPTPSGEALLRHARHMIAHVEAAELEIAGLRDRLAGRLAVGAYPTAAAALVPRAVARLREAHPALTVSLWEAGSPAQLRRLRAGRLEMAVVAIGDGLPDYDFTGLRIEVVRSGRGMGVAVGADHPLASRDSVHVDDLAQEAWIVGVGGEGEPQFGAWPTLEAPRVAYEARGWQTRLGLVAAGLGVSVLPGLAADTVPHGVKWLRVDDPALVLKRETLMVTATDASTAARAMLQAVRDEISESATDGEPLV; encoded by the coding sequence ATGCCGGAACTGACGTTGACGGGCCTGCGGGTCACGCTTGAAGTCGCTCAGCGCGGGTCCTTCACCGCGGCAGCCGAGGCTCTCGGCTACACGCAGTCTGCGGTCTCCCGCCAGATCATCGCGACGGAAGCCGCCGTGGGGGCCTCGCTGTTCGAACGGCACGCCCGTGGGGTCAGGCCGACGCCGTCCGGCGAGGCCCTGCTGCGGCACGCGCGGCACATGATCGCGCACGTGGAGGCGGCGGAACTGGAGATCGCCGGGCTTCGGGACCGCCTCGCGGGCCGCCTGGCCGTCGGCGCCTATCCGACCGCGGCGGCCGCGCTGGTGCCGCGCGCCGTCGCACGCCTGCGAGAGGCGCACCCGGCCCTCACCGTGAGCCTGTGGGAGGCGGGCAGCCCCGCCCAGCTACGCCGCCTTCGCGCCGGACGCCTTGAGATGGCCGTCGTGGCGATCGGGGACGGGCTCCCCGACTACGACTTCACCGGGCTGCGCATCGAAGTCGTACGAAGTGGCCGCGGCATGGGCGTGGCGGTCGGCGCGGACCATCCGCTGGCCTCCCGGGACTCCGTGCACGTCGACGACCTGGCACAGGAAGCGTGGATCGTGGGAGTCGGCGGAGAGGGGGAACCCCAGTTCGGTGCCTGGCCGACCCTTGAGGCTCCGCGCGTAGCCTACGAGGCCCGCGGCTGGCAGACACGCCTGGGCCTCGTCGCAGCGGGACTGGGCGTCTCGGTCCTGCCCGGACTGGCCGCGGACACGGTCCCGCACGGCGTGAAGTGGCTGCGCGTCGACGACCCGGCCCTCGTGCTCAAGAGAGAGACCCTCATGGTCACGGCCACCGACGCGTCGACCGCCGCGAGAGCCATGCTCCAGGCCGTGCGCGACGAGATCTCCGAATCCGCCACGGACGGCGAACCCCTCGTGTGA
- a CDS encoding helix-turn-helix transcriptional regulator, translating into MAGPGQAGTRTAAPARQGDRALGDFLRALRGRADPVRLGMLDDGRVRRVPGLRREELAELAHVSVDYVVRIEQGRKRRVSRAVLTSLADALELGADERRYLFAVADVIVSPADRSVAEEDRVPDNVRRLLEGLTALPALVLNRRMDVLAWNKAATWLLVDFEALPRARCNLVTLAFLDPAYQSLFGAGWEPMAKESVAALRMEAGRSPDDAALQALVGELCVRDTRFRDWWAAQSVSSPKLRRKTYHHPLAGPLTLDAQVFSVEGSPGLSLVSYSAVPGSPSEEALRFLVQWNSEGPGADSRT; encoded by the coding sequence GTGGCAGGTCCGGGGCAGGCGGGAACTCGTACAGCAGCCCCGGCGCGGCAGGGGGACCGCGCCCTGGGCGACTTCTTGCGCGCCTTGCGAGGCCGGGCCGATCCGGTGCGGCTGGGAATGCTCGACGACGGCAGGGTGAGGAGAGTGCCGGGGCTCCGGCGCGAGGAGCTGGCTGAGCTCGCGCACGTCAGCGTCGACTATGTCGTCCGTATCGAACAGGGACGCAAACGGCGTGTCTCCCGGGCGGTCCTCACGTCGCTGGCGGACGCACTGGAGCTGGGCGCGGACGAGCGGCGGTACCTGTTCGCGGTGGCCGACGTCATCGTGTCGCCGGCTGATCGATCCGTCGCGGAAGAGGACCGTGTGCCGGACAACGTCCGGCGGCTGCTTGAGGGGCTCACCGCGCTGCCTGCCCTGGTCCTCAACCGCCGTATGGACGTACTTGCCTGGAACAAGGCCGCGACGTGGCTGCTTGTCGACTTCGAGGCGCTGCCAAGAGCCCGGTGCAACCTGGTGACACTCGCCTTTCTGGATCCCGCCTATCAGTCCCTGTTCGGTGCGGGCTGGGAGCCCATGGCGAAGGAGTCCGTCGCCGCCCTCCGTATGGAGGCCGGACGGAGCCCGGATGACGCCGCACTCCAGGCACTCGTGGGCGAGCTGTGCGTCCGGGACACCCGATTCCGTGATTGGTGGGCGGCCCAGTCGGTCAGCAGCCCGAAACTGCGCCGTAAGACGTACCACCACCCGCTCGCCGGACCTCTGACGCTGGACGCCCAGGTGTTCTCCGTTGAGGGGAGCCCGGGCCTGTCCCTGGTCAGCTACAGCGCGGTCCCCGGCTCTCCGTCCGAGGAAGCCTTGCGGTTCCTCGTGCAGTGGAACTCGGAAGGCCCGGGCGCCGACAGCCGGACGTAG
- a CDS encoding SDR family oxidoreductase, which produces MKTTGRKVLITGAGTGMGLEAAKRFSDLGSRVIMVARNADRLRTEAARLPGAIAFPGDISNEEQVARLVKSVVAEHPDLDTVLLNAGVTHTYKLFGMEDAPAHAEVEMRTNYLSAVRLIDGFVPLLRRQADPALIVTTSGVAFAPDITNPTYSATKAALHSLTQSVRLQLERDGSPVSVFEFMAPLVDSPFSAAVISEQKVSASDAVAELFDALERDEFELHAGLTKDIYEALRSSSDAAVRAVNAATGG; this is translated from the coding sequence ATGAAGACGACAGGACGGAAGGTGCTGATCACCGGCGCCGGCACCGGCATGGGGCTGGAAGCCGCCAAGAGATTCAGCGACCTGGGCAGCCGCGTCATCATGGTCGCGCGCAACGCGGACCGCCTGCGCACCGAGGCAGCGCGACTTCCGGGCGCCATCGCGTTCCCCGGCGACATCTCCAACGAGGAGCAGGTCGCGCGCCTGGTGAAGTCCGTCGTGGCGGAACACCCCGACCTCGACACGGTGCTGCTCAATGCCGGGGTGACCCACACCTACAAGCTGTTCGGCATGGAGGACGCTCCCGCCCACGCGGAAGTCGAGATGCGCACGAACTACCTTTCGGCGGTCCGGCTCATCGACGGTTTCGTTCCGCTGCTGCGGCGGCAGGCCGACCCGGCGCTGATCGTCACCACCTCCGGGGTCGCCTTCGCTCCGGACATCACCAACCCGACCTACAGTGCCACCAAAGCGGCACTGCACTCTCTGACGCAGTCGGTCCGGCTCCAGCTCGAACGCGACGGTTCGCCGGTCAGTGTTTTCGAATTCATGGCCCCGCTCGTCGACTCGCCCTTCTCGGCCGCTGTGATCTCCGAGCAGAAGGTGTCTGCCTCCGATGCGGTCGCCGAGCTGTTCGACGCACTGGAACGCGACGAGTTCGAACTCCACGCCGGCCTGACGAAGGACATCTACGAGGCGCTGCGCAGTTCCTCCGACGCCGCGGTGCGTGCCGTGAACGCCGCGACCGGCGGCTGA
- a CDS encoding spore-associated protein A: MKYSVIAAAVATAGALLACSATSAVAAPDRPVGNRHATVDLGRPAVAAAMPAQAAAPATYNSACGSGYSVIDTLPITTLGHVYLTYNASTGYNCVVTVRNTSGSAVPMNAWISRSDATTDTIDKGNFQTYAGPVYVHAAGTCIDWGGLINGYSAFREHVHCG, encoded by the coding sequence ATGAAGTACAGCGTGATAGCCGCGGCGGTGGCCACCGCCGGTGCTCTGCTGGCCTGCTCGGCCACCAGTGCGGTTGCGGCACCTGACCGACCGGTCGGAAACAGGCACGCGACGGTCGACCTGGGCCGGCCGGCCGTCGCCGCTGCCATGCCCGCACAGGCGGCCGCACCCGCCACGTACAACAGCGCCTGCGGTTCCGGTTACAGCGTGATCGACACGTTGCCGATCACGACACTCGGCCACGTGTACCTGACCTACAACGCGTCCACCGGCTACAACTGTGTGGTCACCGTCCGCAACACCTCCGGCAGCGCGGTCCCCATGAACGCCTGGATCTCGCGTTCCGACGCGACAACCGACACGATCGACAAGGGGAACTTCCAGACGTACGCGGGGCCGGTCTACGTCCACGCGGCGGGCACCTGCATCGACTGGGGAGGCCTGATCAACGGGTACAGCGCGTTCCGAGAGCACGTCCACTGCGGGTAG
- a CDS encoding SDR family oxidoreductase, with amino-acid sequence MTTWLITGASRGIGREMAEQALTRGDRVAATLRRPEQLDDLAEKFGDRLWRAPLDVTDSAQIEDVMARAFADHERIDVVVSNAGFGVFGAGEDLSDEQVEGAIATNLTGSIQLARRAIPHLRAQGGGVFVQLSSMGGHITFPGFAIYHATKWGVEGYFEALAAEVEPFGIKTVLVEPGMVRTSFYDAAARVPLSEPYRGGPADVPELRVEDMVASRSGVAHATIEAALSDDPPLRLLLNSDAYEAVTTTVRGRLASLEGRREAAYAADAEYPVPLGG; translated from the coding sequence ATGACCACCTGGCTCATCACCGGAGCGTCCCGCGGCATCGGCCGCGAAATGGCCGAGCAGGCCCTGACCCGCGGCGACCGCGTCGCCGCCACACTGCGCCGCCCCGAGCAACTCGACGACCTCGCTGAAAAGTTCGGCGACCGGCTGTGGCGCGCACCTCTGGACGTGACGGACAGCGCCCAGATCGAGGACGTGATGGCACGGGCGTTCGCCGACCACGAGCGTATAGACGTCGTCGTCTCGAACGCCGGTTTCGGCGTCTTCGGCGCCGGCGAGGACCTCAGCGACGAGCAGGTCGAGGGCGCGATCGCCACGAATCTCACCGGCTCGATCCAGCTCGCCCGCCGTGCGATCCCGCACCTTCGCGCCCAGGGCGGGGGCGTTTTCGTCCAGCTGTCGAGCATGGGCGGTCACATCACCTTCCCGGGCTTCGCGATCTACCACGCGACGAAGTGGGGAGTGGAGGGGTACTTCGAGGCGCTGGCGGCCGAGGTCGAGCCGTTCGGGATCAAGACGGTGCTCGTGGAGCCCGGAATGGTACGGACGAGCTTCTACGACGCGGCCGCACGGGTCCCGCTGAGCGAGCCGTACCGCGGCGGTCCGGCCGACGTGCCGGAGCTCCGGGTCGAGGACATGGTCGCGAGCCGGTCCGGCGTCGCCCACGCCACGATCGAGGCGGCTCTGTCCGACGACCCGCCGCTGCGTCTGCTGCTGAACTCCGACGCCTACGAGGCCGTGACCACCACGGTCCGTGGCCGGCTCGCGTCCCTGGAAGGCCGGCGCGAGGCCGCCTACGCCGCGGACGCCGAGTACCCGGTCCCGCTCGGCGGCTGA
- a CDS encoding M64 family metallopeptidase has protein sequence MKRLWRPLLAMVMALGTLTAAPVAMGAERQAAAPTRAAATDDATVVPIQVTGDPSNRWNLVVLGDGYTAAEMPTFLDQVDKQLNVLWGLQPYKSYRNYINVYAVETPSQESGISCDPELTSPVRTTPLSMKLWSGCSKTGIQRLLVMDDGAAKKYAALAPKADQILALANSDTYGGAGGSYATATGGNAMSALIAPHELGHSAGGLQDEYDYYTRGVTSGTYTGGEPDSVHHTLLTEQQMLDQKAKWWRWLGEKSESGGTIGRFEGGMYYTEGVWRPSQHSMMKTLGYYMDQVSREQMTAALSGAVDLIEDSTPTDGPVGPTDEVWIDTVHPVHEDLDATWSVNGKVVRGTGNARSVNVRDLHARPGDTISVKVVDDTDFVRDPALRDSSRMTATREWTVGTASGPAGQDGAPTISLATPDTQPVGATDVLWVDPGHPRDHALDVTWRLDGRVVGHSTSLHLASLGLNRGTHRVQVGVSDPHNRTSPVATKQWTVDDTPATTDYTVSDPVSVSKNSDGTPHYTVTDSFSLALTAHDDQQGALFSEFRVDGDGWFHYFGWPTDSSKPFLFTPTGTNVDDLIYGNLGSGGLSTSPFAERSPGYGTHQIEYRSVDAAGNVAPAKKFTVTVLPKDPPAPGAIPVTSNAVTRCVKDETRIEVSAQNRSQDRASLTVQTAYGSKTFKNVRAGGKVTAVFRTGEPTTETGSVTVTAHATVKGPHGSGKQNVDATYQVPYNRFACYE, from the coding sequence GTGAAACGGCTATGGCGTCCACTCCTCGCGATGGTGATGGCGCTCGGCACGCTGACCGCCGCACCCGTCGCTATGGGCGCGGAAAGACAGGCGGCGGCACCCACACGTGCCGCCGCCACCGACGACGCGACGGTCGTCCCGATCCAGGTGACCGGCGACCCCTCGAACCGCTGGAACCTCGTCGTTCTCGGTGACGGCTACACCGCCGCGGAGATGCCCACGTTCCTCGACCAGGTCGACAAGCAACTGAACGTGCTCTGGGGGCTCCAGCCGTACAAGAGCTACCGGAACTACATCAACGTCTACGCGGTGGAGACACCGTCCCAGGAATCGGGCATCAGCTGCGATCCTGAGCTGACGTCGCCGGTGCGCACGACGCCGCTGAGCATGAAGTTGTGGAGCGGCTGCTCCAAGACCGGCATCCAGCGACTGTTGGTGATGGACGACGGCGCCGCGAAGAAGTACGCGGCCCTCGCGCCCAAGGCGGACCAGATCCTCGCACTCGCGAACAGCGACACCTATGGCGGTGCGGGAGGCTCCTACGCCACGGCGACGGGTGGCAACGCCATGTCCGCGCTGATCGCTCCGCATGAACTCGGGCACTCCGCCGGTGGTCTCCAGGACGAGTACGACTACTACACGCGGGGCGTGACGAGCGGGACGTACACCGGTGGGGAGCCCGATTCGGTGCACCACACGCTCCTGACCGAGCAGCAGATGCTCGACCAGAAGGCCAAGTGGTGGCGCTGGCTCGGGGAGAAGAGCGAATCCGGCGGCACCATAGGCCGGTTCGAGGGCGGCATGTACTACACCGAGGGGGTCTGGCGGCCGAGTCAGCACTCCATGATGAAGACCCTCGGGTACTACATGGACCAGGTGAGCCGGGAGCAGATGACCGCCGCCCTCTCGGGCGCTGTCGACCTCATCGAGGACTCGACACCGACGGACGGCCCGGTCGGCCCCACGGACGAAGTGTGGATCGACACCGTTCATCCGGTCCACGAGGATCTCGACGCCACGTGGAGTGTCAACGGCAAGGTCGTCCGCGGAACCGGCAACGCGCGCAGTGTCAACGTACGGGACCTGCACGCGCGACCGGGTGACACGATCAGTGTGAAGGTGGTCGACGACACGGACTTCGTCCGTGATCCCGCCCTGCGCGACAGCAGCAGGATGACCGCCACACGCGAGTGGACGGTCGGAACAGCCTCCGGCCCGGCAGGGCAGGACGGCGCTCCGACGATCAGCCTGGCGACGCCCGACACCCAGCCGGTCGGCGCGACCGACGTCCTGTGGGTCGACCCCGGCCACCCGCGCGACCACGCACTCGATGTGACCTGGCGCCTCGACGGCCGTGTCGTGGGCCACTCGACGAGCCTCCACCTCGCGAGCCTCGGGCTCAACAGGGGTACCCACCGCGTCCAGGTCGGTGTGAGCGATCCCCACAACCGCACGTCGCCGGTGGCCACCAAGCAGTGGACCGTCGACGACACTCCGGCGACCACGGATTACACCGTGTCGGACCCGGTCAGTGTCTCCAAGAACAGCGACGGTACGCCGCACTACACCGTCACGGACTCCTTCAGCCTGGCGCTGACGGCCCATGACGACCAGCAGGGTGCGCTGTTCTCCGAGTTCCGGGTCGACGGCGACGGCTGGTTCCACTACTTCGGCTGGCCCACCGACAGTTCGAAGCCGTTCCTCTTCACGCCCACGGGCACGAACGTCGACGATCTGATCTACGGAAACCTCGGGAGCGGCGGCTTGTCCACGTCGCCGTTCGCCGAACGTTCCCCCGGATACGGCACGCACCAGATCGAGTACCGCTCCGTCGACGCCGCCGGCAACGTCGCACCGGCGAAGAAGTTCACCGTCACGGTCCTGCCCAAGGACCCGCCCGCGCCCGGCGCGATCCCCGTCACGTCGAACGCGGTGACCCGCTGCGTCAAGGACGAGACGCGCATCGAGGTGTCCGCCCAGAACCGGTCGCAGGACCGTGCATCTCTGACGGTGCAGACGGCGTACGGCTCGAAGACCTTCAAGAATGTCCGGGCCGGCGGCAAGGTGACCGCGGTCTTCCGCACCGGCGAGCCGACCACCGAAACGGGCAGCGTGACCGTGACCGCGCACGCGACGGTAAAGGGCCCCCACGGTTCGGGGAAGCAGAACGTGGACGCCACCTACCAGGTCCCCTACAACCGGTTCGCCTGCTACGAGTGA
- a CDS encoding DUF1330 domain-containing protein has translation MSTYLINHLRIPGGIPNEAGLSYLEQVEETAKPFGGRWLANGEATVVEGTWPGSVVLMEFPDRSAAERWYDSPGYRRIRPLRVNNSISDMVLIDSLPQGYTVRGFAQQIRGAVKEDPSSGTA, from the coding sequence ATGAGCACGTATCTGATCAACCACCTGCGCATCCCCGGTGGCATCCCCAACGAGGCGGGCCTGTCCTATCTTGAGCAGGTAGAGGAGACAGCGAAGCCGTTCGGCGGAAGATGGCTCGCCAATGGCGAAGCCACCGTCGTGGAAGGCACCTGGCCCGGGTCGGTCGTCCTGATGGAGTTCCCCGACCGCTCCGCCGCGGAACGGTGGTACGACTCACCCGGTTACCGGCGTATCCGACCGCTGCGCGTCAACAACTCCATCTCCGACATGGTGTTGATCGACAGCCTCCCTCAGGGATACACCGTCCGTGGTTTCGCCCAGCAGATCCGGGGAGCGGTCAAGGAAGACCCGTCCTCCGGGACCGCATAG